GGTCACTTCAAGCACTGTCTTTCATGTGGGTGATTTCCTTTGGtaaatatgctgtaaatctttaaaatgctcctttgtatgtgagttccttatttaattttgttgtttttcagtattctatctctatggtttTTATCATTCTCATTTGGATGtgtctttgaatattttaattttgtttcatcaTTCTCATTTGGATGtgtctttgaaaattttaattttaatcattttaagctAATACCCTTTGAGCCTCCAGGATATGGGTGCATGTTTCCTCTAGTtctgcatacttttttttttttttttttttttttttttcataatggttaaatctttatttaagatttGGATCTTTCAACTTAGCGTTTTCCACCAACTCGGGGAGCAGAAACCTTCACAGGCTTCACAATCTTTTGCTTAGGGGCTGCTTTTGTGGGTGCCTTAGCAGCAGCCATTGCAGTCTTTTTAGATGCTTGCTTAGCTTTCTTTGCTTCCTTAGCAGCCCTGATAGCTTGTTCCCGTTGAGCCTTTCTAACTTCAGGTTTCTGATTTCTCTTGGCCATTATATCAGCAAGAGATGCACCAGTGATGGCCCTTTGAAATTTGACTGCACGACGAGTTCTTTTCTTCTGAATTTCTTCCGACTGTCCCTTTTTGTGCTTTCTCCTGTAGAGGACAGTCCAATTTATTTGCCGAGGATTTCTCTTGGAAAGGAATGCGGACTCGCATTTTGCattaagaaactggaaaaccttTCCGTCGGTCCTGGCGTAGCGCCTCCCATGGCCGGGGTAGATCTTGTACCCGCTGAAACTGCACAGCTCGACCTTCATGGCTGCAGCTCCCGGGGAagacgaaaaaaaaaaatagttctgcaTACTTTTAGCAATATTTTATGACTGTTCTTTAAAGGGATTAGTTGTAACCCAGGCCCATGGAACTGTCATAATTCTTATACTGTTCCTCTTAAATGCATTGCCCAAGTTCTCTTGtcagctcttttttattttcatgtttctttctGTCCTCTGCTATTGTGTCTGGGGATTTTTACACCTCATTGTCTAGCTCATTGAATCCATTTTTTTGCTGGTGAGGCtgtccagtgagtttttcatttctcctTACCATAGTTTCAgttctttcatttctgtttgaagttaaATCATTCTGCTTTCAAGACTTCTTCTGTTCTATTGGTTGTCTGTTCcataatttttttgatttcctgaaatattttcaacattttctgcctaaagtccttatcaggGAGATTACATATCTGATGAATAGTGGTTAGGTCTTCTGAGATCCCATCTTTGCTCACTAAACATGTAGGattctgtgttgctttcccatTATTAATTATGCAGTCTgggggtctgtgtgtgtgtgtgtgtgtgtgtgtgtgtgtgtgtgtgtgtgtgtgtgtgttgtttttctgCTGAGTCACTAGAGTTGGAATGTCTAGAGTTGTATGCTTAAGATGAGGTATGATGGGTGAAGAAATGCTTGTCTACTCCACTATTCTTTAAGGTCAAACTCCTTTTGGGCTTTCTCACCTGAATTAAGAACAGGAACCTGATGTcactctgcctcagtttcttaagAAGCTGGCTcctcaaaaaagtttttttgtatCCAAGATTTTCTACCCTTTGTGTTGTATCACCCCATTTCCCAATTCCCCTTCTCCTTTAAAATCCCATtctatatccagagacaatagagaccagGGTCAGGTGAAccatgtaggaagcttgccacaaatagtgggaagtgcagttagggcagagaaggaaccgcTATGACAATTTTAGTTGGAAccaattactctggacaagaacttggtgctgaaagaagataaaaattatatgcatgatacccttttagTAATAATATAGcaagccacagtgtttaaaaagaaaaaaataaagagaaaaaagagatatgCAGAcatacagagagagggagagagtgaaagagagaggttTTCTTCAGAGATAGGAGAGgacaggaagaaaactggggacattattgacaggaaatgtgcaatggtgaagcatatgactgaaacacaatcctTAAAAACTTTGCAACtaaattaattacaaaaatatttagaaaacccaCCATTCTGTACTGTTCTTATGAAATTGtgttgtatgggatgccagggatcgaacctaggtcagctgtgcacAAGACAAGAGCGGTGCTATaactcttacccactgtgctattgctccagccccagattttattttataattactttaagtGCAATGGTTACAAAACtatttgttcattattgagttccAGTCTAGAATGAatacctcccttcatcagtgcacttttcccaccaccgatgtcccagGCACCCATCTGCCTCTTGTGGAGTCATTTtacttctccttctctctttatctttctgtctctctctctcttttgacactgtggtttgcactattattaatgaaggacTGGTGTAGATTTtcttaattgttatttttattaatttcagaaAGCTAAGGGgttggattgatagcacagtattAGCCCTGAAATTTGGCCAACCTGTGatggatccccagtatcctatatatccccctgagactgccagaaataatttctgattgctgcctcatatggtcccaaaaacctcaaaaataaataaataaataaataaataaataaataaataaataaataaataaataaataaatgcaatttttaatatctatatttaaacacatgattatggttgggtttcagtcatgtaaagaacaccccccatcaccagtgcaacattctcatcaccaatgtcccaaatctccctcctccccaccccacccctgcctgtactctagacaggctttttacttccctctttcattctcattgttaggctagttctcaatgtatttatttctgtaactacactcatcactctttgtagtgagcttcataaagtgagctgggacttccagccctcctcttttttgtctctaaaaattattgcaagaatgtcttttattttactcagcataatagattccatgtacatccatatataggaaaatttcatgacttcatctctcctgatggctgcataatattctattgtatatatgtaccacagtttctttacccattcatctgttgaagggcatcttggttgtttccagagtcctgctatggtaaatagtgctgcaatgaatataggtgtaaggactggattttttattgtatttttgtgttcctagggtatatccctaggagtggtttagctggatcatatgggagctcaatttccagttttaggaggaatctccatatcgctttccataaaggttggactagacagtattcccaccagcagtggataagagttactttctctccacatccccaccaacactgcatgttctcattcttgatgtgtgccaatctctgtgatgtgaggtggtacctcatagttgttttgatttgcatctccctgatgatgaatgATGTGAAgagttttttcatgtgccttttggtcatttgtatttattttttggctattgtgaatagtgctgcaataaatataagtgtgaggaaggaatttttgtattatattcttgtgttcctaggttatatccctaggagtggaatagctgggtttaatgggagctcaatttccagttttggaggaatcttcatatcgctttccatagaggttgaactagatggcattcccaccagcagtagataagagtttctttctctccacatccccgccaacactgattgttcttgttctttgtgatgtgtgccaatctctgtggtgtgagatggtatctcatcattgttttgatttgcatttccttgatgattagtgatgaggagcatttttttcatgtgctatttggccatttgtatttcttctttgtcaaactgtctg
The sequence above is a segment of the Suncus etruscus isolate mSunEtr1 chromosome 8, mSunEtr1.pri.cur, whole genome shotgun sequence genome. Coding sequences within it:
- the LOC126016287 gene encoding 60S ribosomal protein L24; translated protein: MKVELCSFSGYKIYPGHGRRYARTDGKVFQFLNAKCESAFLSKRNPRQINWTVLYRRKHKKGQSEEIQKKRTRRAVKFQRAITGASLADIMAKRNQKPEVRKAQREQAIRAAKEAKKAKQASKKTAMAAAKAPTKAAPKQKIVKPVKVSAPRVGGKR